A genomic stretch from Antarcticibacterium flavum includes:
- a CDS encoding HD family phosphohydrolase yields MNNFINNFYKNQALFYKVFLFILTGVLIVYLLPKGGKFKYEITRGKPWQYENLYAPFDFAILKTDDEIVKEKDQIISNHIPYYNFNDNVVEEVKANAEEKISEVFSDSILDRREQVISNFVEKLLDELYGIGVLQDDTRMEDDQPVYLKRGNFAEEINYGQIFLQEEIPDYLNTNINRSNLTSLKPELLELFYEVIEPNVVFDGAFTQRELDSKLNAISYTRGSIERGTIIISRGEIVEGEKLDILNSLKQEYESQLWSESSYNWIIFGYSLLVCLALLMLLLFIRKYRRDIYDNNVKITFIFFNLLLMVFLTTLVVRFEPRYVYIVPLCILPLTLKAFFDSRLGLFTHVITVLILGFVVPNSYEYMFLQIIAGIVTILTVSELYKRANLFISVGQITSIYIIVYFAFTIIQEGNILDLDGEIFLTFVLGGLATLFVQPLIYIYEKLFGLVSDMSLLELSDTNSRLLKELSEKAPGTFHHSLNVANLAEACANEIGANAMLVRVGALYHDIGKMENPTYFSENQASSINSHDELSPKESAEIIISHVITGIEIAKKNNLPDRVIDFIRTHHGTTTVYFFYMKEKQQNDLALAADFRYPGPTPFSRETAILMMCDSVEAASKSLKEPTTGKINDFVEKIVNKQMEEQQFLNADITFKEIQLVKKILKQKLKNIFHLRVEYPE; encoded by the coding sequence ATGAATAATTTCATAAACAACTTCTATAAAAACCAGGCCTTATTCTACAAGGTTTTTTTATTTATACTCACCGGTGTTCTTATAGTATATCTTTTACCAAAAGGAGGAAAATTTAAATATGAAATAACCCGTGGAAAACCCTGGCAGTATGAGAACCTGTACGCTCCCTTTGATTTTGCTATTTTAAAGACAGATGATGAAATTGTAAAGGAAAAGGACCAGATCATTTCCAATCACATTCCCTACTACAATTTCAATGATAATGTTGTGGAGGAGGTTAAGGCAAATGCAGAGGAGAAGATATCTGAAGTTTTCAGCGATAGTATCCTGGATCGCCGGGAGCAGGTAATCTCCAATTTTGTTGAGAAATTACTGGATGAATTATATGGGATAGGAGTACTCCAGGATGATACCAGGATGGAAGATGACCAGCCTGTCTATCTTAAAAGAGGAAATTTTGCAGAGGAGATCAATTACGGCCAAATTTTCCTGCAGGAGGAGATCCCAGATTATTTGAACACAAACATAAACAGGAGCAATCTTACCTCCCTTAAACCTGAATTACTGGAGTTATTCTATGAGGTTATTGAACCTAATGTCGTCTTCGACGGGGCGTTTACTCAAAGAGAACTCGACAGTAAACTTAATGCGATATCCTATACCAGGGGAAGTATAGAAAGAGGTACTATCATTATCTCCCGGGGAGAGATCGTAGAAGGGGAGAAGCTGGATATTTTAAATTCCCTTAAACAGGAATATGAATCACAACTTTGGAGTGAATCTAGTTACAATTGGATCATATTTGGTTATTCGCTGCTGGTGTGCCTGGCACTCTTAATGCTTTTGCTTTTCATTAGAAAATACCGCCGGGATATTTATGACAACAATGTAAAGATCACTTTTATCTTCTTCAACTTATTACTTATGGTCTTTCTTACCACCCTGGTGGTAAGATTTGAACCCAGATATGTGTATATAGTCCCCCTTTGTATTCTGCCTCTTACCCTTAAAGCATTTTTCGATTCCAGGCTGGGATTATTCACACACGTGATCACAGTACTTATCCTGGGATTTGTGGTACCCAACAGCTACGAATATATGTTCCTTCAAATTATTGCCGGTATAGTTACCATATTGACAGTATCTGAACTTTATAAGAGGGCTAATTTATTCATATCTGTAGGACAAATCACTTCCATATATATCATCGTATATTTCGCCTTCACTATTATTCAGGAGGGAAATATCCTGGATCTGGATGGGGAGATATTTTTAACCTTTGTTCTAGGTGGGCTTGCTACTTTATTTGTCCAGCCGCTCATTTATATTTATGAGAAGCTGTTTGGCCTGGTTTCAGATATGTCCCTGCTTGAACTGTCTGATACTAATTCCCGCCTGCTCAAGGAATTATCAGAAAAAGCACCGGGAACTTTCCATCACTCCTTAAATGTTGCCAATCTTGCCGAGGCCTGTGCCAATGAGATTGGAGCAAATGCCATGCTGGTAAGGGTGGGAGCCCTTTACCATGATATCGGAAAGATGGAAAATCCCACCTATTTCTCAGAAAATCAAGCCAGTTCTATTAATTCGCATGATGAGTTGTCACCTAAAGAAAGTGCAGAGATCATAATAAGCCACGTGATCACAGGTATAGAAATAGCCAAAAAGAATAATTTGCCAGACAGGGTTATAGATTTTATCAGGACCCATCACGGTACTACAACTGTTTACTTCTTCTATATGAAGGAAAAACAACAGAATGATCTCGCACTTGCTGCCGATTTTCGTTACCCCGGGCCTACGCCATTTAGCAGAGAAACTGCTATTTTAATGATGTGTGATAGCGTAGAGGCTGCGAGTAAAAGTCTTAAGGAGCCTACTACGGGTAAGATCAATGATTTTGTGGAAAAAATTGTGAACAAACAAATGGAAGAACAGCAATTCCTTAATGCCGATATTACTTTTAAGGAAATACAGCTGGTAAAGAAGATCTTGAAACAAAAGCTCAAGAATATATTCCATTTACGAGTGGAATATCCTGAGTGA
- a CDS encoding GreA/GreB family elongation factor: MANRKIQAFYKSLEKIQDLIDKYQDKMDTIRESMEANDVHTDYDEEGSKGELLGDFERYATHLDHAQKMKQTLNRVDREHYSESIKFGSMVETDDHYYFIAVPLGNITLDDGSGVSVISTEAPIYQHLEGKKKGDSFTLKDKEVEILDVH, from the coding sequence ATGGCAAACAGAAAGATACAGGCTTTTTATAAAAGTCTTGAAAAAATACAGGATCTTATTGATAAATACCAGGATAAAATGGATACCATTCGAGAATCCATGGAAGCCAACGATGTTCATACAGATTATGATGAGGAAGGAAGTAAAGGAGAGCTCCTTGGAGACTTTGAGCGCTATGCCACCCACCTTGACCATGCTCAAAAAATGAAACAAACCTTAAACCGGGTAGACAGGGAACATTATTCTGAAAGTATAAAATTTGGCAGTATGGTGGAAACAGATGATCATTATTATTTCATTGCCGTTCCCCTTGGAAATATTACCCTGGATGACGGTAGTGGGGTAAGTGTAATTTCCACAGAGGCTCCTATATATCAACATTTAGAAGGCAAAAAGAAAGGTGATAGTTTTACATTAAAGGATAAGGAGGTAGAAATACTTGATGTGCATTAG
- a CDS encoding SatD family protein, with product MISVITADIIASSVLEDRLLERTLDTLKTEFNSIQDDYGKEKVNFKIYRGDSFQGILKIPEDSLHLVLQLKTAVNRLGGDKGTARAQAIPVDFKVAIGIGSQDLEREAIAESNGQAFQFSGRTLDEMKNENRRTALTTPNEDINGEFRTSLLLLDTITDKWSTASAEVIYYSLKGLKEKEIAAILKISQSAVNQRKKAAGWEAVALLLERFKEAISKKLLDGK from the coding sequence ATGATTTCAGTTATAACAGCAGATATAATAGCTTCTTCCGTATTAGAGGACCGGCTGTTGGAAAGAACCCTGGATACTTTAAAAACCGAGTTTAATTCTATTCAGGATGACTATGGCAAAGAAAAAGTAAATTTCAAGATCTACAGGGGAGATAGTTTTCAGGGTATATTAAAAATACCTGAAGATTCCCTGCACCTGGTACTTCAATTGAAAACAGCTGTTAACAGGCTAGGAGGAGATAAAGGAACGGCCAGGGCACAAGCAATCCCGGTAGATTTCAAAGTTGCAATAGGTATTGGAAGCCAGGATCTGGAAAGGGAAGCCATTGCAGAGTCTAATGGCCAGGCTTTTCAGTTTTCGGGCCGAACCCTGGACGAGATGAAAAATGAGAACAGAAGAACCGCACTTACAACTCCCAATGAAGATATTAATGGGGAATTCAGGACTTCATTATTATTGCTGGACACTATAACCGATAAATGGAGTACTGCCTCTGCAGAGGTTATTTACTATTCCTTGAAAGGCTTAAAGGAAAAGGAAATTGCAGCTATTCTTAAAATAAGCCAATCTGCAGTGAACCAGCGCAAAAAAGCTGCCGGGTGGGAAGCTGTTGCGCTCTTGCTGGAAAGATTCAAAGAGGCGATCTCTAAAAAGTTGCTGGATGGAAAATAG
- a CDS encoding DUF3307 domain-containing protein: protein MENSLILIQLLLAHIITDFVLQPTSWISHKRKHKGTSVYLIIHSLLAGVLTLLFIQRLDLWYLALFISVSHYLIDWWKLKQTEDNLKYFLLDQLFHLLILLLVWLYIIDGFSLVLPGLKSILNSPAILAIAGAYLIVVFPAGYLIGKATQRWQNEIEITYKKNSLEAAGRYIGIFERILVLTFILTNNFAAIGFLIAAKSILRFSDKSETGARKQTEYVLIGTLMSFAFTIILGLLIQALVF from the coding sequence ATGGAAAATAGTTTGATCCTCATACAATTACTCCTGGCGCATATTATAACAGATTTTGTTTTGCAGCCAACGTCGTGGATAAGCCATAAAAGAAAACATAAAGGCACTTCTGTATATCTTATAATACATTCACTGCTTGCAGGAGTTTTGACCCTCTTATTTATTCAGCGGCTGGACCTGTGGTATTTGGCACTTTTTATAAGCGTATCCCATTATCTTATAGACTGGTGGAAATTAAAACAAACAGAGGATAATCTAAAATATTTCCTGCTGGACCAGTTATTTCATCTCCTTATCCTATTGCTGGTTTGGCTTTATATTATAGATGGATTTTCCCTTGTGCTTCCCGGCTTAAAGAGCATACTTAATTCTCCGGCAATCCTGGCTATTGCAGGAGCATATCTTATTGTGGTCTTCCCTGCAGGCTATCTTATTGGAAAAGCCACTCAAAGGTGGCAAAATGAGATTGAAATTACTTATAAAAAAAATAGCCTTGAAGCCGCAGGCAGGTACATTGGAATCTTTGAAAGAATCCTGGTCCTCACCTTTATCCTAACTAATAATTTTGCAGCAATAGGATTTCTAATAGCCGCCAAGTCCATATTAAGGTTTAGTGATAAATCTGAAACAGGTGCCCGTAAACAAACAGAATATGTTCTTATAGGCACCCTAATGAGCTTTGCCTTTACTATAATCCTAGGCCTTCTTATACAGGCTTTGGTCTTCTAA
- a CDS encoding glyoxalase, whose product MNQRDQNLLRLRPEIPNAKVSSNMSRDEQFQNRTLRPVTKLQDGLLVEVFRNYIYKHKNTFYGFNVEKKMGFIENAIQRDIKFRNSLKGIIIGQFTLDEYEIYIQNSSSLNKRMMNIVKERLLGNLQLLEDQSLYKKA is encoded by the coding sequence ATGAACCAGCGAGACCAAAACCTACTGCGATTACGACCAGAAATTCCCAATGCGAAAGTTTCTTCAAACATGAGCAGGGATGAACAATTTCAAAACAGGACCCTGCGGCCGGTAACCAAACTGCAGGATGGACTCCTGGTTGAGGTATTTAGAAATTATATCTATAAACATAAGAATACTTTCTATGGCTTTAATGTAGAAAAGAAGATGGGATTTATTGAAAACGCAATTCAAAGGGATATAAAATTCAGGAATAGCCTTAAGGGAATCATTATTGGCCAGTTTACCCTGGATGAATATGAGATCTACATCCAAAACTCCTCCTCGTTAAATAAAAGAATGATGAATATTGTTAAGGAGCGGCTCCTGGGTAATCTTCAGTTATTAGAAGACCAAAGCCTGTATAAGAAGGCCTAG
- a CDS encoding NAD-dependent succinate-semialdehyde dehydrogenase, whose protein sequence is MIESINPFTGDKIASIREYSEEQIDKVLEDAAERFKGWRKTGFSERSALMLKAAEELRKNTREYAETITAEMGKPIKQSIAEVEKCAWVCEYYAKNAETHLASEKIETDAVKSYVSYEPLGVVLAVMPWNYPFWQVFRFAAPALMAGNIGVLKHASNVMQSAENIQKVFERAGFPKGCFQNLVIGSDKVENVIKDSRIKAVTLTGSTPAGSAVASTAGAEIKKSVLELGGNNALVILKGANLKKAAETCVQARFQNTGQSCIAGKRLLLQEEIAEDFMEIFLEQVKALKSGDPMKEDTFIGVLAREDLARDLEKQVNDSVKAGAKVLCGGKRKGTYFEPTVITKVTKNMPVFAEETFGPVISTTTFSTYEEAVELVNSSQFGLGVSLFTDDLEKAEALVPLFDDGAVFINELVKSDPRLPFGGTKISGYGRELSIHGIREFVNKKTVYINKYE, encoded by the coding sequence ATGATAGAATCAATCAATCCCTTTACCGGGGATAAAATAGCCAGCATCAGGGAATATTCAGAAGAGCAAATAGATAAGGTACTTGAAGATGCCGCAGAAAGGTTTAAAGGCTGGAGAAAGACCGGTTTTAGTGAACGTTCAGCCCTTATGCTTAAGGCTGCTGAAGAGTTAAGGAAAAATACCCGGGAATATGCTGAAACTATTACTGCTGAAATGGGAAAACCCATCAAACAATCTATAGCTGAAGTCGAAAAATGTGCCTGGGTTTGTGAGTATTATGCAAAAAACGCTGAAACTCACCTTGCTTCAGAAAAAATTGAAACAGATGCTGTAAAGAGTTATGTCTCCTATGAACCTCTGGGGGTTGTTCTGGCGGTTATGCCCTGGAATTATCCATTTTGGCAAGTGTTTAGATTTGCGGCTCCGGCACTTATGGCTGGAAATATTGGAGTCCTTAAGCATGCCAGCAATGTTATGCAAAGTGCTGAAAACATTCAAAAAGTATTTGAAAGAGCTGGATTTCCAAAGGGATGTTTCCAAAACCTTGTTATTGGCAGCGATAAGGTTGAGAATGTGATCAAAGACAGTCGTATCAAAGCAGTTACTCTCACAGGGAGTACCCCGGCAGGTAGTGCTGTAGCCAGTACTGCTGGAGCAGAGATCAAAAAATCTGTCCTGGAACTTGGAGGTAACAATGCGCTGGTTATATTAAAAGGAGCCAACCTAAAGAAGGCTGCAGAGACTTGTGTACAGGCCCGGTTCCAAAACACCGGCCAGAGCTGTATTGCCGGTAAACGATTATTGCTGCAGGAGGAGATTGCAGAGGATTTTATGGAGATTTTTCTGGAACAGGTCAAAGCACTTAAAAGTGGAGATCCTATGAAGGAAGATACTTTTATTGGTGTTCTCGCACGGGAAGACCTGGCCAGGGATCTTGAGAAACAGGTCAACGATTCAGTAAAAGCAGGTGCAAAAGTCCTTTGTGGAGGCAAAAGAAAAGGGACATATTTTGAGCCAACCGTTATAACGAAGGTGACAAAGAATATGCCTGTATTTGCTGAGGAAACCTTTGGCCCGGTGATTAGTACCACTACCTTTTCTACTTATGAAGAGGCGGTGGAATTAGTAAATTCTTCTCAATTTGGTCTTGGCGTATCGTTGTTTACAGATGACCTGGAGAAGGCTGAAGCCTTAGTGCCTTTATTTGATGACGGGGCCGTTTTTATTAATGAACTGGTTAAAAGTGATCCCCGGTTGCCGTTTGGGGGAACAAAGATCTCCGGATATGGCAGGGAATTATCTATTCATGGGATTAGAGAGTTTGTTAATAAGAAGACAGTATACATAAATAAATATGAGTAA
- a CDS encoding NUDIX domain-containing protein, translated as MGKQDIGITVDAVVFVREEKDLRVLLIKRKNDPFKNQWALPGGFLEENESLVAGAKRELDEETGLKPKELYQIKAFGDPGRDPRGRIISIAFLGVLERVEEVKGGDDAGEARWFPVSNLPELAFDHSEIIASGREMF; from the coding sequence ATGGGAAAACAGGATATTGGAATAACGGTAGACGCAGTAGTATTTGTAAGAGAAGAAAAAGACCTGCGGGTATTACTTATAAAAAGAAAAAATGACCCTTTTAAAAACCAATGGGCGTTGCCAGGTGGTTTTCTTGAAGAGAATGAATCCCTGGTAGCAGGTGCCAAACGCGAACTGGATGAAGAAACAGGATTAAAGCCAAAGGAGCTTTATCAAATCAAAGCATTTGGCGACCCCGGCCGTGATCCCCGTGGCAGGATCATTTCTATCGCTTTCCTTGGAGTCCTGGAAAGGGTAGAAGAGGTAAAAGGAGGCGATGATGCAGGAGAAGCAAGATGGTTTCCTGTTTCCAACCTGCCCGAGCTTGCTTTTGATCATAGTGAGATCATTGCTTCAGGTAGGGAAATGTTTTAA
- a CDS encoding acyl-CoA thioesterase, translating into MNFHTRKWVKPQDLNPNGTLFGGRLLDWIDEECALYSIIQLENPKVVTKYMSEINFQSSAVQGDIVEIGIEVLNFGSSSLSLRCEVRNKMTRTTIITIENIIMVSLGKDGKPKPHGKTQVEFVKDRLRDGS; encoded by the coding sequence ATGAATTTTCATACTCGTAAATGGGTGAAGCCGCAGGACCTTAACCCAAATGGTACTTTATTTGGAGGAAGGCTTCTTGACTGGATCGATGAGGAATGTGCTTTATATTCTATAATTCAGCTTGAGAATCCAAAGGTGGTGACAAAGTATATGAGTGAGATCAATTTTCAAAGTTCTGCCGTACAGGGGGATATTGTTGAAATTGGAATAGAGGTACTCAATTTTGGAAGTTCTTCCCTAAGCCTTAGGTGCGAGGTGAGAAATAAGATGACCCGCACTACGATTATAACCATAGAAAATATTATTATGGTGAGTTTGGGAAAGGATGGCAAGCCTAAACCTCATGGTAAAACGCAGGTAGAATTTGTGAAGGACAGGTTGAGAGATGGCAGCTAA
- a CDS encoding endonuclease/exonuclease/phosphatase family protein, whose translation MKLKSFLQSVGLVAIILTLLPFIAADFWWIRIFDFPHTQLTVLTFVALVTYFYKFDMKWVQDYVFVAVLTGCFLFQLTKIWPYIPHGNYELMEADATQDRPQVKFYIANVLQDNENPDKLIKDLTDKDPDLILLMETNTRWMQDVRPALEDYPHRVEVPLDNTYGMLLYSRLPLVDPEVKYLVDDSIPSIHTRFSLPAGEEIRLYCIHPTPPMPQHTPSSTDRDAEMMLVAKSAKNSEMPVIVTGDFNDVAWSQTTRLFKDVSGLLDPRIGRGFYNTFNAKNPVMRWPLDHFFASDDFRLVNIGLGADIDSDHFPAVFVVSLEPEKAREQKREEPSEKQKEQATESIQDAREDKEEEKKKEAEEKQDG comes from the coding sequence ATGAAATTAAAAAGTTTCTTGCAAAGTGTCGGGCTGGTAGCCATTATACTTACCCTTCTCCCATTTATAGCTGCCGACTTCTGGTGGATAAGGATCTTTGATTTTCCACATACCCAGTTAACAGTGCTCACTTTCGTTGCTTTGGTAACCTACTTTTATAAATTTGATATGAAATGGGTACAGGATTATGTTTTTGTCGCGGTGCTTACCGGTTGTTTTTTATTTCAGCTAACCAAAATATGGCCTTACATCCCGCACGGGAATTATGAACTTATGGAGGCAGATGCAACCCAGGATAGGCCACAGGTAAAATTTTATATAGCCAATGTTCTGCAGGATAATGAGAATCCAGATAAGCTAATTAAAGATCTTACTGATAAAGACCCTGATCTTATTCTCTTAATGGAAACCAACACCAGGTGGATGCAGGATGTAAGGCCTGCTTTGGAAGATTATCCACACCGGGTGGAAGTACCCCTTGACAACACCTATGGAATGCTACTCTATTCCCGTTTACCCCTGGTTGATCCTGAAGTAAAATACCTTGTAGATGACAGCATTCCTTCCATTCATACCAGGTTTTCCCTGCCTGCAGGAGAGGAAATTAGGTTGTATTGCATCCATCCTACTCCACCAATGCCACAACACACCCCCTCTTCAACAGACAGGGATGCAGAAATGATGCTGGTGGCAAAAAGCGCTAAGAACAGTGAGATGCCGGTTATAGTAACAGGGGATTTTAATGATGTTGCCTGGTCTCAAACCACTCGCCTTTTTAAAGATGTAAGTGGCTTGCTGGACCCCAGGATTGGCCGTGGTTTCTATAATACTTTCAACGCTAAGAACCCTGTAATGCGATGGCCCCTTGACCACTTCTTTGCTTCAGATGATTTTAGATTAGTAAATATTGGGTTGGGTGCAGATATTGATTCAGACCACTTTCCCGCAGTTTTTGTGGTAAGCCTGGAACCTGAAAAAGCGAGGGAACAAAAACGCGAAGAACCGTCAGAAAAACAGAAAGAACAGGCTACGGAATCTATACAGGACGCCAGGGAAGATAAAGAGGAAGAAAAGAAAAAAGAGGCGGAAGAAAAGCAGGATGGATAA
- a CDS encoding mechanosensitive ion channel family protein: MEEFFSFETIFCYLEETFVNQGMNPIAATYLSLAINITGLVLLVVLINYLTRRFVIEAFKSFTNKTKTTFDDFLIKTNFPKYVGQILPLLIINATVPYILINHQFTLGVVKLILKIYVIVLVVWILRSLLRTTKNYLKTREEYRDKPIDSYIQVIIIFVWVIGIMYIIAVLTGRSVIEFAISLGAASAILLLIFKDTILGFVASIQVSVNDIVRIGDWITFSKYGADGTVTEINLATVRVQNWDNTYTTIPTYSLISDSFQNWRGMQESPGRRIKRSIYIKQNSVRFVTPEDLKKFGKISLIAPFLDHRQKEIDKYNSNNNIDKSLPINGRNQTNLGIFRKYADAYLNEHSAIHKDMYIIVRHQAPTAQGIPLEILCFSRDKRWQNFEYISADIFDHLIAAVSYFDLKLFESPSGDDIRAFLDSSSAGN, encoded by the coding sequence TTGGAAGAATTTTTCTCCTTTGAGACTATATTTTGCTACCTGGAGGAAACCTTTGTCAACCAGGGAATGAACCCCATAGCGGCCACTTACCTTAGCCTGGCCATTAATATTACCGGGCTGGTACTCCTGGTGGTACTAATCAACTACCTTACCCGGCGATTTGTAATAGAGGCTTTTAAATCCTTTACAAATAAAACAAAAACAACTTTTGATGATTTTCTTATCAAAACCAATTTTCCTAAATACGTTGGGCAAATTCTCCCACTCCTTATTATTAATGCTACCGTCCCGTACATTTTAATAAATCACCAATTCACTCTTGGGGTGGTCAAGCTCATTTTAAAGATTTATGTTATAGTGCTGGTGGTATGGATACTGCGCAGTTTACTAAGGACCACGAAAAACTATTTAAAGACCCGGGAGGAGTACAGGGATAAGCCTATAGACAGCTATATACAGGTAATCATCATCTTTGTTTGGGTAATAGGGATTATGTACATCATAGCAGTTCTTACGGGAAGGTCTGTAATTGAATTTGCCATATCCCTGGGTGCAGCATCAGCCATTCTTCTTTTGATCTTCAAGGACACCATCCTGGGATTTGTAGCCTCCATACAGGTATCTGTAAACGATATTGTGAGAATTGGAGACTGGATCACCTTCAGTAAATATGGAGCCGATGGTACTGTGACCGAGATAAATCTTGCTACAGTACGGGTTCAAAACTGGGATAATACTTATACTACCATTCCCACCTACAGCCTTATTTCAGATTCTTTTCAAAACTGGAGGGGAATGCAGGAATCGCCGGGTAGAAGGATAAAACGTTCTATCTACATCAAACAGAATTCAGTAAGATTTGTTACTCCAGAAGATCTCAAAAAATTCGGAAAAATATCATTGATCGCACCTTTCCTGGACCACCGCCAAAAAGAGATAGATAAATATAATTCCAACAATAATATTGACAAATCACTTCCAATAAACGGAAGGAATCAAACCAACCTCGGGATCTTTAGGAAATATGCCGATGCCTACCTTAACGAACACTCGGCCATTCACAAAGACATGTATATCATTGTGCGTCATCAGGCACCAACGGCACAGGGAATTCCACTGGAGATCCTATGTTTTAGCCGGGATAAACGCTGGCAGAATTTCGAATATATCTCTGCCGATATTTTTGACCATCTCATTGCTGCGGTTTCTTATTTTGACCTGAAGTTATTTGAGTCACCATCTGGCGATGACATAAGGGCCTTTTTGGATTCTTCTTCAGCAGGCAATTAG
- a CDS encoding DUF3817 domain-containing protein: MSLENQIRVFRWVSILEGISFLVLLFLAMPLKYFFDLPQMVQVVGMAHGILFIAYVMGAFWMYKPLNWRKRTLIIAIVCSVVPFGPFYIENKYL; the protein is encoded by the coding sequence ATGAGTTTGGAAAACCAGATCAGGGTTTTTAGATGGGTGAGCATACTTGAAGGAATATCATTCCTGGTGCTTTTGTTCCTGGCAATGCCCCTAAAATATTTCTTTGATTTACCCCAAATGGTACAGGTAGTGGGAATGGCTCACGGTATACTCTTTATCGCTTATGTAATGGGCGCCTTTTGGATGTATAAACCCCTTAACTGGAGAAAAAGAACTCTTATAATTGCCATTGTATGTTCTGTTGTGCCATTCGGGCCTTTTTACATAGAAAATAAATACCTATAA